In the Ipomoea triloba cultivar NCNSP0323 chromosome 6, ASM357664v1 genome, one interval contains:
- the LOC116022137 gene encoding uncharacterized protein LOC116022137 isoform X1 yields MAGAEQPLKKRKLYEQLKEPSPPAPPSPPLLPPPQPAPPPTPPQISQDEVALRRRNQEEIRNVYECYNRIKFCIAQKDTRLKPDLERAYIALVTASTGCSSVQRLTAEFIPKYASYCPSAFESAARVLINMHNWSLAVISRGEDADGVALDTAKACIFGLADICVSAAAAAQMSPVIQGICTTVFRDAVTFFISSFEGKNIFQIVDKEILKTDDVLDSFSQYQQKFLALDDSVLLKLSKFRALSLLRIFFTCSKNSIATCFELFDSTAAEETHKEGYYFLRQLTDRFDETLSCSSKVECNGSIPSTSSMSTSCSGNDSTDDGSATRGKNTLKHAKAVPRNCLLGLVLNNDQSLKNWVISRYKKLSKSGFSEVVSVITSILDEVFDSFLDQVKAEEVKKESEDDLCSREYADQFSIPRVCSQGQTSEVSRSVTGSQLADCRPNINNFGSRPMVVDSSEQGDLAYNRSSRSGELLNQQIPSPRTRPMYLRSCSFDSGSCSSPTEKNLIPNMDHPLPALRTSSGVAVGSTPSPRPNLPLHQTSTNQVTWYCDGDPAALDIYPASKHLWLGSLDPGVSEGLLRHQFEKFGPLNNFSYFPLKGFALVEFRNIRDAVKARELMRRSSPWGNALNIKFLDAGYGTRGAINGVAVGSSCHVYIGNVQNQWVKDEIIHELRKVIYKAPVMVTDLSSEVALLMEFETPEEAAMAMNHLRQCRNSKNSSPRPLNVGPVNVTMRVEGSRLVSTSSVNNMVVPSHAQTMVEQQPNARTSQPGLHHAPVSAKPDNGFLEHTSPRMKPEHGAMTASGHHGFPSNWRPIVCQGMPEVGAGEADKMAVDPSHRVLISGGSISDSGDPMWVYGKSERDLQSGVGGISRIPPPTQGPAMGPSMSIQGPPAAPQPVQTPPVAPPQPGQALPFAPPQVALGPPVGPPQPIHTHLVPPPPQPIHPPTVGPSQPVQTPPFIRPVYFTPTGWDAHALNHNMPPNPTSSSVMPSSIHHNAIAPPYLPASVTPIAQIQASSMPQFSHTFYMNNRPPMTSFPAPQPELTPPFTTQPVLQPPLPSSPPHPRYPEPPIAPPPPSSPPPPPPPPSESSNSENLRQCPQHQWQGTLNKSGVHYCKIYAQRVDSGICKYSSAVAEPTEWPAKLDMTKRTDFQHVMSTFSNTPINKREICWLLPTSQEDHKGFQDFVSYLQQRECAGVIKMPAVKSMWARLLFILPQSSETCSMLSLEPNPFPCLIGLVLPKEMNFEWV; encoded by the exons ATGGCTGGGGCGGAGCAGCCATTGAAGAAACGGAAGCTATACGAACAGCTCAAAGAACCCTCACCTCCGGCGCCGCCTTCACCGCCGCTGCTGCCTCCACCTCAACCGGCGCCGCCGCCAACGCCGCCGCAGATATCACAGGACGAAGTTGCCCTGCGGAGGAGGAACCAGGAAGAGATCCGGAATGTTTATGAATGCTACAATCGAATTAAATTCTGCATCGCTCAGAAAGATACGCGCCTCAAGCCTGACCTGGAACGAGCCTACATCGCTCTCGTCACTGCCTCCACAg GTTGCAGTAGTGTACAGCGTCTCACAGCTGAGTTTATTCCCAAATATGCATCATATTGCCCATCTGCTTTTGAATCTGCTGCCAGGGTTTTAATCAATATGCATAATTGGAGTTTGGCAGTGATCAGTAGAGGTGAAGATGCAGATGGTGTTGCACTTGACACTGCTAAAGCCTGCATTTTTGGTCTAGCTGATATCTGTGTAAGTGCTGCAGCTGCTGCACAAATGTCACCAGTTATTCAGGGCATCTGCACCACAGTGTTTCGTGATGCAGTGACCTTCTTCATATCCTCCTTTGAAGGGAAGAATATCTTCCAGATTGTTGATAAAGAAATCCTAAAAACTGATGATGTTTTGGATTCGTTTTCCCAGTACCAGCAAAAATTTTTAGCTTTGGATGATTCCGTCTTGCTCAAATTATCAAAATTCCGTGCTCTAAGTCTTCTTAGAATTTTCTTTACATGCTCTAAAAATTCAATTGCAACATGCTTTGAGCTCTTTGACTCTACTGCAGCAGAGGAGACCCACAAAGAAGGATATTACTTTCTAAGGCAGTTAACAGACAGATTTGATGAAACTTTATCCTGCTCTTCGAAGGTTGAATGCAATGGATCAATACCATCTACGTCTTCCATGAGCACAAGCTGCAGTGGCAATGATTCCACTGATGATGGTTCTGCAACAAGGGGTAAAAATACCTTAAAACATGCAAAAGCAGTTCCCAGAAACTGCTTACTGGGCCTG GTTCTAAACAACGATCAATCATTAAAAAATTGGGTCATTTCTAGGTATAAGAAGTTAAGTAAGTCGGGATTTTCTGAAGTTGTCTCAGTAATTACATCTATCCTGGATGAAGTTTTTGACTCTTTTTTGGATCAAGTTAAGGCAGAGGAGGTTAAGAAAGAAAGTGAGGATGATTTGTGTTCAAGAGAGTATGCTGATCAGTTTTCTATTCCCAGAGTCTGTAGTCAAGGGCAGACTTCTGAGGTTTCTAGAAGTGTAACAGGTTCTCAATTAGCAGATTGTCGtccaaatattaataattttgggTCTAGGCCCATGGTTGTTGATTCCAGTGAGCAAGGGGATTTAGCATATAATAGGTCTTCCAGATCAGGGGAATTGTTAAATCAACAAATTCCTTCACCCAGAACGAGACCAATGTACCTGAGAAGTTGCAGTTTCGATAGTGGAAGCTGTAGTTCTCCAACAGAGAAAAATCTTATTCCAAACATGGATCATCCACTACCTGCATTGAGAACTTCCAGTGGAGTTGCGGTTGGCTCTACTCCATCCCCTAGACCGAATTTGCCACTACACCAAACTTCAACAAATCAGGTGACTTGGTACTGTGATGGTGATCCAGCAGCTTTGGATATTTATCCTGCTTCAAAACATCTCTGGCTGGGTTCTTTGGATCCCGGTGTATCAGAAGGACTTCTTAGACATCAGTTTGAGAAGTTTGGTCCATTGAACAATTTTTCATACTTTCCCCTAAAAGGGTTTGCCTTGGTTGAGTTTAGGAACATTAGGGATGCTGTTAAAGCTAGGGAACTCATGCGAAGAAGTTCTCCTTGGGGCAATGCccttaacattaaattcttggATGCGGGATATGGAACTAGGGGTGCTATAAATGGTGTTGCAGTTGGTTCTAGTTGTCATGTTTACATTGGAAATGTTCAAAACCAATGGGTAAAGGATGAGATCATCCATGAACTAAGGAAAGTAATTTATAAGGCCCCTGTCATGGTTACTGATCTCAGCAGCGAAGTTGCATTGCTAATGGAATTTGAAACACCTGAGGAGGCTGCCATGGCAATGAATCATCTTAGGCAATGCCGTAATTCAAAGAATAGTTCTCCTCGACCACTAAATGTAGGTCCAGTGAATGTCACTATGCGTGTAGAAGGTTCAAGGCTGGTTTCCACCTCCTCTGTCAATAATATGGTTGTGCCATCCCATGCTCAGACTATGGTTGAGCAACAGCCCAATGCCCGCACAAG TCAACCTGGGTTGCATCATGCTCCTGTCTCTGCAAAGCCTGATAATGGTTTTCTGGAGCATACCTCTCCTAGAATGAAGCCAGAGCATGGGGCTATGACAGCAAGTGGACATCATGGATTTCCGTCAAACTGGAGACCTATTGTGTGCCAAGGAATGCCTGAAGTTGGAGCCGGGGAAGCTGACAAAATGGCTGTTGATCCTTCCCATCGAG TATTAATTTCAGGTGGTAGCATTTCTGACAGTGGTGATCCGATGTGGGTATACGGGAAATCTGAAAGAGATCTCCAATCTGGAGTAGGAGGCATTTCACGCATACCTCCACCAACTCAAGGACCTGCTATGGGACCATCAATGTCCATTCAGGGACCTCCTGCTGCACCACAACCTGTTCAAACACCTCCAGTAGCACCGCCACAGCCAGGTCAAGCACTTCCATTTGCGCCCCCACAAGTGGCTCTAGGGCCTCCAGTTGGACCACCACAGCCAATTCATACACATCTagtaccaccaccaccacagcCAATTCATCCACCTACTGTTGGACCATCACAGCCAGTTCAAACACCTCCTTTCATACGACCTGTTTACTTTACTCCAACTGGTTGGGATGCACATGCTTTGAACCATAACATGCCTCCAAATCCTACCTCATCCAGTGTTATGCCTAGTAGTATTCATCACAATGCAATTGCACCGCCATATCTGCCTGCTTCTGTGACTCCCATTGCTCAGATACAAGCAAGCTCAATGCCACAATTCAGTCATACATTCTACATGAACAATCGCCCTCCTATGACATCTTTCCCTGCCCCACAGCCTGAACTGACACCTCCATTTACTACTCAGCCTGTGTTGCAGCCTCCATTACCTTCATCCCCACCTCATCCACGCTATCCAGAGCCACCTATTGCTCCTCCTCCACCTAGTTCCCCACCTCCTCCTCCCCCTCCACCATCAGAATCTTCCAATTCAGAGAATTTGAGGCAATGTCCACAGCATCAATGGCAGGGAACCTTGAATAAAAGTGGGGTTCATTACTGCAAAATATATGCACAGAGGGTGGATTCTGGTATCTGCAAGTATTCAAGTGCTGTTGCTGAACCAACTGA ATGGCCTGCAAAGTTAGATATGACAAAACGCACAGATTTTCAGCATGTCATGTCTACATTTTCTAATACTCCGATTAACAAA AGAGAGATATGCTGGTTGCTTCCTACTTCTCAAGAGGACCATAAGGGG TTTCAGGATTTTGTTTCATACTTGCAACAAAGGGAATGTGCCGGTGTCATTAAAATGCCAGCTGTAAAATCTATGTGGGCGAGACTTCTTTTCATCCTTCCGCAGTCTTCAGAGACCTGCTCCATGCTTTCTCTCGAGCCCAACCCGTTCCCTTGCCTCATCGGTTTGGTCTTGCCTAAAGAAATGAACTTTGAATGGGTGTGA
- the LOC116022137 gene encoding uncharacterized protein LOC116022137 isoform X2 yields the protein MAGAEQPLKKRKLYEQLKEPSPPAPPSPPLLPPPQPAPPPTPPQISQDEVALRRRNQEEIRNVYECYNRIKFCIAQKDTRLKPDLERAYIALVTASTGCSSVQRLTAEFIPKYASYCPSAFESAARVLINMHNWSLAVISRGEDADGVALDTAKACIFGLADICVSAAAAAQMSPVIQGICTTVFRDAVTFFISSFEGKNIFQIVDKEILKTDDVLDSFSQYQQKFLALDDSVLLKLSKFRALSLLRIFFTCSKNSIATCFELFDSTAAEETHKEGYYFLRQLTDRFDETLSCSSKVECNGSIPSTSSMSTSCSGNDSTDDGSATRGKNTLKHAKAVPRNCLLGLVLNNDQSLKNWVISRYKKLSKSGFSEVVSVITSILDEVFDSFLDQVKAEEVKKESEDDLCSREYADQFSIPRVCSQGQTSEVSRSVTGSQLADCRPNINNFGSRPMVVDSSEQGDLAYNRSSRSGELLNQQIPSPRTRPMYLRSCSFDSGSCSSPTEKNLIPNMDHPLPALRTSSGVAVGSTPSPRPNLPLHQTSTNQVTWYCDGDPAALDIYPASKHLWLGSLDPGVSEGLLRHQFEKFGPLNNFSYFPLKGFALVEFRNIRDAVKARELMRRSSPWGNALNIKFLDAGYGTRGAINGVAVGSSCHVYIGNVQNQWVKDEIIHELRKVIYKAPVMVTDLSSEVALLMEFETPEEAAMAMNHLRQCRNSKNSSPRPLNVGPVNVTMRVEGSRLVSTSSVNNMVVPSHAQTMVEQQPNARTSQPGLHHAPVSAKPDNGFLEHTSPRMKPEHGAMTASGHHGFPSNWRPIVCQGMPEVGAGEADKMAVDPSHRGGSISDSGDPMWVYGKSERDLQSGVGGISRIPPPTQGPAMGPSMSIQGPPAAPQPVQTPPVAPPQPGQALPFAPPQVALGPPVGPPQPIHTHLVPPPPQPIHPPTVGPSQPVQTPPFIRPVYFTPTGWDAHALNHNMPPNPTSSSVMPSSIHHNAIAPPYLPASVTPIAQIQASSMPQFSHTFYMNNRPPMTSFPAPQPELTPPFTTQPVLQPPLPSSPPHPRYPEPPIAPPPPSSPPPPPPPPSESSNSENLRQCPQHQWQGTLNKSGVHYCKIYAQRVDSGICKYSSAVAEPTEWPAKLDMTKRTDFQHVMSTFSNTPINKREICWLLPTSQEDHKGFQDFVSYLQQRECAGVIKMPAVKSMWARLLFILPQSSETCSMLSLEPNPFPCLIGLVLPKEMNFEWV from the exons ATGGCTGGGGCGGAGCAGCCATTGAAGAAACGGAAGCTATACGAACAGCTCAAAGAACCCTCACCTCCGGCGCCGCCTTCACCGCCGCTGCTGCCTCCACCTCAACCGGCGCCGCCGCCAACGCCGCCGCAGATATCACAGGACGAAGTTGCCCTGCGGAGGAGGAACCAGGAAGAGATCCGGAATGTTTATGAATGCTACAATCGAATTAAATTCTGCATCGCTCAGAAAGATACGCGCCTCAAGCCTGACCTGGAACGAGCCTACATCGCTCTCGTCACTGCCTCCACAg GTTGCAGTAGTGTACAGCGTCTCACAGCTGAGTTTATTCCCAAATATGCATCATATTGCCCATCTGCTTTTGAATCTGCTGCCAGGGTTTTAATCAATATGCATAATTGGAGTTTGGCAGTGATCAGTAGAGGTGAAGATGCAGATGGTGTTGCACTTGACACTGCTAAAGCCTGCATTTTTGGTCTAGCTGATATCTGTGTAAGTGCTGCAGCTGCTGCACAAATGTCACCAGTTATTCAGGGCATCTGCACCACAGTGTTTCGTGATGCAGTGACCTTCTTCATATCCTCCTTTGAAGGGAAGAATATCTTCCAGATTGTTGATAAAGAAATCCTAAAAACTGATGATGTTTTGGATTCGTTTTCCCAGTACCAGCAAAAATTTTTAGCTTTGGATGATTCCGTCTTGCTCAAATTATCAAAATTCCGTGCTCTAAGTCTTCTTAGAATTTTCTTTACATGCTCTAAAAATTCAATTGCAACATGCTTTGAGCTCTTTGACTCTACTGCAGCAGAGGAGACCCACAAAGAAGGATATTACTTTCTAAGGCAGTTAACAGACAGATTTGATGAAACTTTATCCTGCTCTTCGAAGGTTGAATGCAATGGATCAATACCATCTACGTCTTCCATGAGCACAAGCTGCAGTGGCAATGATTCCACTGATGATGGTTCTGCAACAAGGGGTAAAAATACCTTAAAACATGCAAAAGCAGTTCCCAGAAACTGCTTACTGGGCCTG GTTCTAAACAACGATCAATCATTAAAAAATTGGGTCATTTCTAGGTATAAGAAGTTAAGTAAGTCGGGATTTTCTGAAGTTGTCTCAGTAATTACATCTATCCTGGATGAAGTTTTTGACTCTTTTTTGGATCAAGTTAAGGCAGAGGAGGTTAAGAAAGAAAGTGAGGATGATTTGTGTTCAAGAGAGTATGCTGATCAGTTTTCTATTCCCAGAGTCTGTAGTCAAGGGCAGACTTCTGAGGTTTCTAGAAGTGTAACAGGTTCTCAATTAGCAGATTGTCGtccaaatattaataattttgggTCTAGGCCCATGGTTGTTGATTCCAGTGAGCAAGGGGATTTAGCATATAATAGGTCTTCCAGATCAGGGGAATTGTTAAATCAACAAATTCCTTCACCCAGAACGAGACCAATGTACCTGAGAAGTTGCAGTTTCGATAGTGGAAGCTGTAGTTCTCCAACAGAGAAAAATCTTATTCCAAACATGGATCATCCACTACCTGCATTGAGAACTTCCAGTGGAGTTGCGGTTGGCTCTACTCCATCCCCTAGACCGAATTTGCCACTACACCAAACTTCAACAAATCAGGTGACTTGGTACTGTGATGGTGATCCAGCAGCTTTGGATATTTATCCTGCTTCAAAACATCTCTGGCTGGGTTCTTTGGATCCCGGTGTATCAGAAGGACTTCTTAGACATCAGTTTGAGAAGTTTGGTCCATTGAACAATTTTTCATACTTTCCCCTAAAAGGGTTTGCCTTGGTTGAGTTTAGGAACATTAGGGATGCTGTTAAAGCTAGGGAACTCATGCGAAGAAGTTCTCCTTGGGGCAATGCccttaacattaaattcttggATGCGGGATATGGAACTAGGGGTGCTATAAATGGTGTTGCAGTTGGTTCTAGTTGTCATGTTTACATTGGAAATGTTCAAAACCAATGGGTAAAGGATGAGATCATCCATGAACTAAGGAAAGTAATTTATAAGGCCCCTGTCATGGTTACTGATCTCAGCAGCGAAGTTGCATTGCTAATGGAATTTGAAACACCTGAGGAGGCTGCCATGGCAATGAATCATCTTAGGCAATGCCGTAATTCAAAGAATAGTTCTCCTCGACCACTAAATGTAGGTCCAGTGAATGTCACTATGCGTGTAGAAGGTTCAAGGCTGGTTTCCACCTCCTCTGTCAATAATATGGTTGTGCCATCCCATGCTCAGACTATGGTTGAGCAACAGCCCAATGCCCGCACAAG TCAACCTGGGTTGCATCATGCTCCTGTCTCTGCAAAGCCTGATAATGGTTTTCTGGAGCATACCTCTCCTAGAATGAAGCCAGAGCATGGGGCTATGACAGCAAGTGGACATCATGGATTTCCGTCAAACTGGAGACCTATTGTGTGCCAAGGAATGCCTGAAGTTGGAGCCGGGGAAGCTGACAAAATGGCTGTTGATCCTTCCCATCGAG GTGGTAGCATTTCTGACAGTGGTGATCCGATGTGGGTATACGGGAAATCTGAAAGAGATCTCCAATCTGGAGTAGGAGGCATTTCACGCATACCTCCACCAACTCAAGGACCTGCTATGGGACCATCAATGTCCATTCAGGGACCTCCTGCTGCACCACAACCTGTTCAAACACCTCCAGTAGCACCGCCACAGCCAGGTCAAGCACTTCCATTTGCGCCCCCACAAGTGGCTCTAGGGCCTCCAGTTGGACCACCACAGCCAATTCATACACATCTagtaccaccaccaccacagcCAATTCATCCACCTACTGTTGGACCATCACAGCCAGTTCAAACACCTCCTTTCATACGACCTGTTTACTTTACTCCAACTGGTTGGGATGCACATGCTTTGAACCATAACATGCCTCCAAATCCTACCTCATCCAGTGTTATGCCTAGTAGTATTCATCACAATGCAATTGCACCGCCATATCTGCCTGCTTCTGTGACTCCCATTGCTCAGATACAAGCAAGCTCAATGCCACAATTCAGTCATACATTCTACATGAACAATCGCCCTCCTATGACATCTTTCCCTGCCCCACAGCCTGAACTGACACCTCCATTTACTACTCAGCCTGTGTTGCAGCCTCCATTACCTTCATCCCCACCTCATCCACGCTATCCAGAGCCACCTATTGCTCCTCCTCCACCTAGTTCCCCACCTCCTCCTCCCCCTCCACCATCAGAATCTTCCAATTCAGAGAATTTGAGGCAATGTCCACAGCATCAATGGCAGGGAACCTTGAATAAAAGTGGGGTTCATTACTGCAAAATATATGCACAGAGGGTGGATTCTGGTATCTGCAAGTATTCAAGTGCTGTTGCTGAACCAACTGA ATGGCCTGCAAAGTTAGATATGACAAAACGCACAGATTTTCAGCATGTCATGTCTACATTTTCTAATACTCCGATTAACAAA AGAGAGATATGCTGGTTGCTTCCTACTTCTCAAGAGGACCATAAGGGG TTTCAGGATTTTGTTTCATACTTGCAACAAAGGGAATGTGCCGGTGTCATTAAAATGCCAGCTGTAAAATCTATGTGGGCGAGACTTCTTTTCATCCTTCCGCAGTCTTCAGAGACCTGCTCCATGCTTTCTCTCGAGCCCAACCCGTTCCCTTGCCTCATCGGTTTGGTCTTGCCTAAAGAAATGAACTTTGAATGGGTGTGA
- the LOC116022137 gene encoding uncharacterized protein LOC116022137 isoform X3 codes for MHNWSLAVISRGEDADGVALDTAKACIFGLADICVSAAAAAQMSPVIQGICTTVFRDAVTFFISSFEGKNIFQIVDKEILKTDDVLDSFSQYQQKFLALDDSVLLKLSKFRALSLLRIFFTCSKNSIATCFELFDSTAAEETHKEGYYFLRQLTDRFDETLSCSSKVECNGSIPSTSSMSTSCSGNDSTDDGSATRGKNTLKHAKAVPRNCLLGLVLNNDQSLKNWVISRYKKLSKSGFSEVVSVITSILDEVFDSFLDQVKAEEVKKESEDDLCSREYADQFSIPRVCSQGQTSEVSRSVTGSQLADCRPNINNFGSRPMVVDSSEQGDLAYNRSSRSGELLNQQIPSPRTRPMYLRSCSFDSGSCSSPTEKNLIPNMDHPLPALRTSSGVAVGSTPSPRPNLPLHQTSTNQVTWYCDGDPAALDIYPASKHLWLGSLDPGVSEGLLRHQFEKFGPLNNFSYFPLKGFALVEFRNIRDAVKARELMRRSSPWGNALNIKFLDAGYGTRGAINGVAVGSSCHVYIGNVQNQWVKDEIIHELRKVIYKAPVMVTDLSSEVALLMEFETPEEAAMAMNHLRQCRNSKNSSPRPLNVGPVNVTMRVEGSRLVSTSSVNNMVVPSHAQTMVEQQPNARTSQPGLHHAPVSAKPDNGFLEHTSPRMKPEHGAMTASGHHGFPSNWRPIVCQGMPEVGAGEADKMAVDPSHRVLISGGSISDSGDPMWVYGKSERDLQSGVGGISRIPPPTQGPAMGPSMSIQGPPAAPQPVQTPPVAPPQPGQALPFAPPQVALGPPVGPPQPIHTHLVPPPPQPIHPPTVGPSQPVQTPPFIRPVYFTPTGWDAHALNHNMPPNPTSSSVMPSSIHHNAIAPPYLPASVTPIAQIQASSMPQFSHTFYMNNRPPMTSFPAPQPELTPPFTTQPVLQPPLPSSPPHPRYPEPPIAPPPPSSPPPPPPPPSESSNSENLRQCPQHQWQGTLNKSGVHYCKIYAQRVDSGICKYSSAVAEPTEWPAKLDMTKRTDFQHVMSTFSNTPINKREICWLLPTSQEDHKGFQDFVSYLQQRECAGVIKMPAVKSMWARLLFILPQSSETCSMLSLEPNPFPCLIGLVLPKEMNFEWV; via the exons ATGCATAATTGGAGTTTGGCAGTGATCAGTAGAGGTGAAGATGCAGATGGTGTTGCACTTGACACTGCTAAAGCCTGCATTTTTGGTCTAGCTGATATCTGTGTAAGTGCTGCAGCTGCTGCACAAATGTCACCAGTTATTCAGGGCATCTGCACCACAGTGTTTCGTGATGCAGTGACCTTCTTCATATCCTCCTTTGAAGGGAAGAATATCTTCCAGATTGTTGATAAAGAAATCCTAAAAACTGATGATGTTTTGGATTCGTTTTCCCAGTACCAGCAAAAATTTTTAGCTTTGGATGATTCCGTCTTGCTCAAATTATCAAAATTCCGTGCTCTAAGTCTTCTTAGAATTTTCTTTACATGCTCTAAAAATTCAATTGCAACATGCTTTGAGCTCTTTGACTCTACTGCAGCAGAGGAGACCCACAAAGAAGGATATTACTTTCTAAGGCAGTTAACAGACAGATTTGATGAAACTTTATCCTGCTCTTCGAAGGTTGAATGCAATGGATCAATACCATCTACGTCTTCCATGAGCACAAGCTGCAGTGGCAATGATTCCACTGATGATGGTTCTGCAACAAGGGGTAAAAATACCTTAAAACATGCAAAAGCAGTTCCCAGAAACTGCTTACTGGGCCTG GTTCTAAACAACGATCAATCATTAAAAAATTGGGTCATTTCTAGGTATAAGAAGTTAAGTAAGTCGGGATTTTCTGAAGTTGTCTCAGTAATTACATCTATCCTGGATGAAGTTTTTGACTCTTTTTTGGATCAAGTTAAGGCAGAGGAGGTTAAGAAAGAAAGTGAGGATGATTTGTGTTCAAGAGAGTATGCTGATCAGTTTTCTATTCCCAGAGTCTGTAGTCAAGGGCAGACTTCTGAGGTTTCTAGAAGTGTAACAGGTTCTCAATTAGCAGATTGTCGtccaaatattaataattttgggTCTAGGCCCATGGTTGTTGATTCCAGTGAGCAAGGGGATTTAGCATATAATAGGTCTTCCAGATCAGGGGAATTGTTAAATCAACAAATTCCTTCACCCAGAACGAGACCAATGTACCTGAGAAGTTGCAGTTTCGATAGTGGAAGCTGTAGTTCTCCAACAGAGAAAAATCTTATTCCAAACATGGATCATCCACTACCTGCATTGAGAACTTCCAGTGGAGTTGCGGTTGGCTCTACTCCATCCCCTAGACCGAATTTGCCACTACACCAAACTTCAACAAATCAGGTGACTTGGTACTGTGATGGTGATCCAGCAGCTTTGGATATTTATCCTGCTTCAAAACATCTCTGGCTGGGTTCTTTGGATCCCGGTGTATCAGAAGGACTTCTTAGACATCAGTTTGAGAAGTTTGGTCCATTGAACAATTTTTCATACTTTCCCCTAAAAGGGTTTGCCTTGGTTGAGTTTAGGAACATTAGGGATGCTGTTAAAGCTAGGGAACTCATGCGAAGAAGTTCTCCTTGGGGCAATGCccttaacattaaattcttggATGCGGGATATGGAACTAGGGGTGCTATAAATGGTGTTGCAGTTGGTTCTAGTTGTCATGTTTACATTGGAAATGTTCAAAACCAATGGGTAAAGGATGAGATCATCCATGAACTAAGGAAAGTAATTTATAAGGCCCCTGTCATGGTTACTGATCTCAGCAGCGAAGTTGCATTGCTAATGGAATTTGAAACACCTGAGGAGGCTGCCATGGCAATGAATCATCTTAGGCAATGCCGTAATTCAAAGAATAGTTCTCCTCGACCACTAAATGTAGGTCCAGTGAATGTCACTATGCGTGTAGAAGGTTCAAGGCTGGTTTCCACCTCCTCTGTCAATAATATGGTTGTGCCATCCCATGCTCAGACTATGGTTGAGCAACAGCCCAATGCCCGCACAAG TCAACCTGGGTTGCATCATGCTCCTGTCTCTGCAAAGCCTGATAATGGTTTTCTGGAGCATACCTCTCCTAGAATGAAGCCAGAGCATGGGGCTATGACAGCAAGTGGACATCATGGATTTCCGTCAAACTGGAGACCTATTGTGTGCCAAGGAATGCCTGAAGTTGGAGCCGGGGAAGCTGACAAAATGGCTGTTGATCCTTCCCATCGAG TATTAATTTCAGGTGGTAGCATTTCTGACAGTGGTGATCCGATGTGGGTATACGGGAAATCTGAAAGAGATCTCCAATCTGGAGTAGGAGGCATTTCACGCATACCTCCACCAACTCAAGGACCTGCTATGGGACCATCAATGTCCATTCAGGGACCTCCTGCTGCACCACAACCTGTTCAAACACCTCCAGTAGCACCGCCACAGCCAGGTCAAGCACTTCCATTTGCGCCCCCACAAGTGGCTCTAGGGCCTCCAGTTGGACCACCACAGCCAATTCATACACATCTagtaccaccaccaccacagcCAATTCATCCACCTACTGTTGGACCATCACAGCCAGTTCAAACACCTCCTTTCATACGACCTGTTTACTTTACTCCAACTGGTTGGGATGCACATGCTTTGAACCATAACATGCCTCCAAATCCTACCTCATCCAGTGTTATGCCTAGTAGTATTCATCACAATGCAATTGCACCGCCATATCTGCCTGCTTCTGTGACTCCCATTGCTCAGATACAAGCAAGCTCAATGCCACAATTCAGTCATACATTCTACATGAACAATCGCCCTCCTATGACATCTTTCCCTGCCCCACAGCCTGAACTGACACCTCCATTTACTACTCAGCCTGTGTTGCAGCCTCCATTACCTTCATCCCCACCTCATCCACGCTATCCAGAGCCACCTATTGCTCCTCCTCCACCTAGTTCCCCACCTCCTCCTCCCCCTCCACCATCAGAATCTTCCAATTCAGAGAATTTGAGGCAATGTCCACAGCATCAATGGCAGGGAACCTTGAATAAAAGTGGGGTTCATTACTGCAAAATATATGCACAGAGGGTGGATTCTGGTATCTGCAAGTATTCAAGTGCTGTTGCTGAACCAACTGA ATGGCCTGCAAAGTTAGATATGACAAAACGCACAGATTTTCAGCATGTCATGTCTACATTTTCTAATACTCCGATTAACAAA AGAGAGATATGCTGGTTGCTTCCTACTTCTCAAGAGGACCATAAGGGG TTTCAGGATTTTGTTTCATACTTGCAACAAAGGGAATGTGCCGGTGTCATTAAAATGCCAGCTGTAAAATCTATGTGGGCGAGACTTCTTTTCATCCTTCCGCAGTCTTCAGAGACCTGCTCCATGCTTTCTCTCGAGCCCAACCCGTTCCCTTGCCTCATCGGTTTGGTCTTGCCTAAAGAAATGAACTTTGAATGGGTGTGA